In Streptomyces sclerotialus, the DNA window GGGCCCCGCACCGCCGCTCACCGCCCGACGAAGTGCGGCTTCTCCTTCTTCACGAACGCCTGCACCGCGATCACGTGGTCCTCCGAGGCCCCGGCCCGCGTCTGGAGCTCGTCCTCCTTGGCCAGCGTCTCGGGCAGCGAGTGGTCGGTGCCGTACGCCAGCGACTCCTTGATCGCGGCGTACGCGGCGGTCGGCCCCTGCGCCAGCCGCAGCGCCAGCGCGCGGGCCTCCGAGGCCAGCTCGGCGGCGGGCACCACCTTGTTCGCGATGCCCAGTTCGTACGCCTCCTGGGCGCTGACGTTGCGGGGGAAGAGCAGCAGGTCGGCGGCGCGGCCGTGGCCGATCAGCCGCGGCAGCGTCCAGGACATGCCGGAGTCGGCGGTCAGCGCCACGCCGGCGAAGGAGGTGTTGAAGGAGGCGGAGTCGGCGACGAGGCGGTAGTCGGCCGCCATCGCGAAGCCGGCGCCGGCCCCGGCCGCGACTCCGTTCACCGCCGCGACCACCGGCTTCGGCATGCCGGTGAGCGCCTCGACGATCGGGTTGTAGTGCTCGCGCACGGTGCTCATCGTGGCGCCCTCGCCGCTCGCCCGGTCCTTCTCCAGCGAGCCGATGTGCTCCTTGAGGTCCTGCCCGACGCAGAAGGCGCGCCCCGTGGCGGTCAGCAGCACGGCCCGTACGGCGGGGTCGGCGGCGGCCTCGCGCGTGGCGTCACGGAGGGCGACCTTGGTCTCCGTGTCGAGCGCGTTCATGGCATCGGGGCGGTTGAGCGTGATCGTGGCAACGCCGTCGGTGACGTCGTAGAGCACGGTGTCGGCCATGGTGGGATCCCCTCCGTCGCGGCTCGGGCTGCGGGAGAAGTGCAGCCGGCGATCAGGATGCCGGAGATCATCCGCGCTGTCGTGTGACGTACATCAAAGAATGGTGGTGTGCCGGACGACGGCGGGTGGCGCAGTATCGCAGGTGACTCCCCGAATTGGGTGGTTTTGCGAATGTGCGTTGCCGAAGGGATGCCCGCTGATGTTGGTCATCGGGTCCTGCGATGCGGGATAATGACATGGAAGCAATGTGTTCGATGCCGGTGACGCGTGCCCCTCTCCAGAGGGCCGTCGGCTGACGATGAGCTGGTTTCAGGAAGGGGAACGAGCATGGCGGCCATGAAGCCGCGGACGGGCGACGGCCCGCTCGAGGTGACCAAGGAGGGGCGGGGCATCGTCATGCGCGTTCCGCTCGAAGGCGGCGGTCGGCTCGTCGTCGAGCTGACTCCCGACGAAGCCAAGGCTCTCGGCGAGGCCCTGGACAAGGTCAGCGTCTGACGCAGGCGCAGCCTCACCGAATTGCCGGCCCCGGCGGACGGCGCGCACACGATACGCGCCCGTTCCCGGGGCCGTGTCGTATCCCGGACGTAGACCGGCGGCCCGGAAATACGCGTCCGTATGTACACGCGCAGGCGTACGGGGCATCAGCCCCGGCGTACGCGCTTTCGTCAGGTCGCACCCTACGCACCCCTACTCACCCGCGGAGCAGGGGGCCCCGCACACACGTTCCCCGGGCGGCGTCAGCCGCGTTTGACCGCGCACAGCAGGCCGTCGCCCACCGGCAGCAGCGACGGCACCAGCTGCACGCTCTCGCGGATGGACCGCAGCAGCTCCCGCAGCCGCTGTATCTCCGCAGGCTGCACGCCGGAGTCGACGGTCCGGCCGTCGGCGAAGATGCCCTCGAAGCAGACCACGCCGCCGGGCCGCAGCAGGCGCAACGATTCAGCGAGATAGTCGGCGTACTCCATGCGGTCGCCGTCGCAGAAGACCAGGTCGTAGCCGCCGTCGGCGAGGCGGGGGAGGACGTCCAGGGCGCCGCCGGGGATGAAGCGGGCGCGGTTGCCGGCGAAGCCCGCGGCGCGGAACGCCTGCCGGGCGAACTGCTGCCGTTCCGGTTCCAGGTCCACGGTGGTCAGGACGCCGTCGGGGCGCATGCCGTGCAGGAGGTAGATGCCGGAGACGCCGGTACCGGTGCCGATCTCCGCGACGGCCTTGGCGTCCGCGGTGGCGGCGAGCAGGCTCAAGGCCGATCCGGTGCCGGTCGAGACCGTGCGGATGCCGGCTTCCCGGGCCCGGTCACGGGACCAGTGCAGGGCGGCGTCGGCCGTGTCGTCGATGGTCCCGGCGCCGTAGGCCTCGGCGAATGCCAAGCTCGTCTGCCGGTTGCCGGTAATGGCCCTCTCCTGTCCCCGTAGTTGACGCAACCGTGACTGTATCCGCTGAGTGCGGGAACCCGCAGATGGGACCGGGCGTTAGGAAGAAACAGGGGGGATGCGCAGGTGAAGACGGAAGAGAACCACAACCCGGACCAAATGCAGGTCAAAACTGCTTATCCGGAGCTAACGGGTGAGGTGGATATGGTAGGGGCTCTACTGGACACCACCAGAGCCACCAGGGGAGGTGCGGCTGCGGCGGGTGACCGAAGAACGCTGCGGCGTTTTCGAAGGTCGGCCGGCGAGCCGAAATCCGTGACCAACAATGCTGACCGTGCCCGCTCGAACGACTCCGCACCCACCGCGACCTTCGCCGCCGATGCGGAATCGCAGGCGTGGACTCCGCCCAGCTGGGAGGAGATCGTCAGCACCCACAGCGCTCGTGTCTACCGTCTCGCCTACCGCCTGACGGGAAACCAGCACGATGCCGAGGACCTCACCCAGGAGGTCTTCGTCCGCGTCTTCCGTTCGCTCTCGACGTACACCCCCGGCACGTTCGAGGGCTGGCTGCACCGCATCACCACCAACCTCTTCCTGGACATGGTCCGCCGCCGGCAGCGGATCCGCTTCGACGCGCTGGGTGACGACGCCGCCGAGCGGCTGCCCAGCCGCGAGCCGTCGCCGCAGCAGCACTTCAACGACACCCACTTCGACGCCGACGTGCAGCAGGCGCTGGACACCCTCGCGCCCGAGTTCCGCGCCGCCGTCGTCCTGTGCGACATCGAGGGCCTGTCGTACGAGGAGATCGCCGCGACCCTCGGGGTGAAGCTCGGTACGGTCCGCAGCCGCATCCACCGGGGCCGTTCCCACCTGCGCAAGGCGCTCAAGCACCGTTCACCGGCGGCGCGCGCCGAGGAGCGGGAGCGCGAGCGGCAGCAGCGCGCCTTCGCGCCCCTGGCGACAGGGGAGGTCGGAATCGCGTGAGCGGTAGCGGCGGTCAGTCCCCCGCTGAGCAGCATCTCGGCGACCGCCTTGCGGCTCTGGTCGACGGGGAGCTGGGGCACGATCAGCGTGAGCGGGTGCTCGCGCACCTCGCGACCTGCGGCAAGTGCAAGGCCGAGGCCGACGCCCAGCGGGAGCTGAAGAACGTCTTCGCGGAAATGGCCCCGCCCGGGCCCTCCGACGGGCTGCTCGCCCGTCTGCAGGGGCTGCCCGGGGGGGATCCCGGCGCGCCCGCCGGCCGGCTCGGTGAGGGCGGTCTCGGGCGCGGGTCCTTCGGCCGTGGCGGCCTGGACGGTGGCGGCTTCGGCCGCGGCGGCATGTCGTTCGCGTACGCCCCCTCCGCGGACGCGCACGCGGCCCCCGGGCTGCTCCCGCGGCCGGACGGGCGGGGCTTCCGGATACACGAGCGCGCCGCGGAGCGGCCTGCCGCCGCGGCAGCCGGTTCCGCGGGCGCGGGCCACGCCGGGGGATCGCCCCGGCGGCGCTTCGCGTTCGCCGCGGCGGGCGCGGTCTCCCTCGCGGCGTTCGCGCTCAGCGGCGCGCTGCCGCTGGAGGCCGCGGTCGACCCGGCAGCGGGGCGCGGCGAGGGCGCGAACAGCCCGCTGTCGGCCTCCCCGGCCGCCGAGGCGAGCGGTGCCGCCGGGCGCGAGCAGCGGCCGGTCGCGGCGCGCGGTTCGCGCGACCGGGACGCGCTGCTCGGCGTCCTGCAGGGCCGGGCGACACCGGCCGCCCGGTCCGCCGAGTTCTACCCCGCGGCAGCGTCCCTCCCGGTGCGGTACGCCACCCCTCTGCTCAGCGACGGCACCGGGCACCTGACCCCGCACATAGCCCCCGGCCGTCCCGGCTCGTCCGGATCCGGTACGGCCGCCGGCACGGGTGCTGCGCCGGGTACGCCGGCGGGGGCCTCCCACGGGTTCACCGAAGCGGCGGCCGGTACCGGCAGCGGCTCGGGCACCGCGGGCGCGTCCGGCGGCCGCGGCCCGCTGCCCTCGGCGCTGGCCTCCCCGTCCTCGCCGGGCGCCACCGCCTATCCGGCCCCGCCGCTGCCGCCGCTGGAGCCCAAACGGCCCCTGCTGACGCGTAGCGCCCCGGCGGCTCCCTGATCCGCCGTCAGTTCGCGCGGCGGTCTCCGCCGTCCCAGGGCCCGGCAGCCACCGGGCCCTGCACGCGGCGGACCTGAACCTGGTTGAATCGCCGGAGGGCCGCGCATCGCGCCATGAGCGCGCCCAGGGGGCGCGCGGCCCCGCACGTGGGCGAACTGTGGGGAGAACATGAACGAGGGCACGGCCTCCGGGCCCCACCACGAGGACCGTTCCGGCCAGGGCACGGAGGGGCGGCCGGGAACGGCTCCGGGGACGGAATCCGGGCCGGCCCCGCAGCCCGTTCCGGAGGAGACGCCGACGCCGACGCCGACGCCGACGCCGACGCCGACGCCGGGGCCGGCCCCGGCGCAGCCGCGGGCCGCGGAGGCGGCCGACGAAGCGATCGCGCCGGACATCCCGGCGGCGGCCCCGGAGCCGGAGCAGGCCGCGCGGCCGCTGCATCCGGAGGACCCGTACGGGACGCCTCCGTACGGCGGACCCGGCCCGTGGGCTCCGGCGCCGCCCGTGCAGCGGCCGGTACCGACCCCGCCGCACGGCGTCACGGTCCCGCACCAGCCGTCCCGGGACGCCCCGCGGACCGCGTCGCAGCAGCCGACGCAGGGCACTCCACACCAGCCGGCGCAGGGCACGCAGGGCATCCCGCACCAGTCGGCACGGAGCACTCCGCAGCCGTACCCCCAGGCGCCCGCCTCGGGTGTGCCCGCCGCGCCGGTCGCGGCAGCGGCACACCAGCCGCAGGCCGCCGGACAGCGGTTCCAGCCCCCGAGCGGGCTCCCGCACCAGCCCTCCGCCGAGCACCCCGGTGCGGGTGGCGGGCCGTGGGACCGGTACGACCCCTGGGCGGCGGCGCCCGGCGCGGGGGCCCCGGTGCCGGAGGAGCGCGGCGGCAGGCGCGGACGCGGCCGGACCGTGGCCGGCGCGGCCGCGCTCGCGCTGGCCGCGGGCGTCGTGGGCGGCGGCGTCGGCGCGTACGTCGAGCGCAGCGGCGGCGTCGGTGACGTGCGGCTGCCGCAGGTCTCCGGGGAGCGGACCGGCCGCGCTCCCGACAGCGTGGCCGGCATCGCCCGCACCGCGCTGCCCGGCGTCGTCACCCTGCACGTGAGCGGCGGCGGCGAGGAGGGCACCGGCACCGGCTTCGTACTGGACCGCCAGGGCCATCTGCTGACGAACAACCATGTCGTCGAGGCCGGTGGCGGCGACGGCGAGATCTCGGTGACCTTCAGCGACGGCGACACCGCCACCGGCCGGGTCGTGGGCCGGGACAGCGGCTACGACCTCGCCGTGGTCAAGGTCGACGGCGGCGGCGACCTGAAGCCGCTCACCCTCGGCAACTCCGACGACGTGCGGGTCGGCGACCCCGTCGTGGCGATAGGCGCGCCCTTCGACCTGGCGAACACCGTGACCGCCGGGATCATCAGCGCCAAGCAGCGCCCGATCACCGCGGGCGGCGGGAGCGGCGACGGCAGCGACGTCAGCTACGTGGACGCGCTGCAGACCGACGCGCCGATCAACCCGGGCAACTCCGGCGGCCCGCTGGTGGACGGCCAGGCGCACGTGATCGGCATCAACAGCGCCATCCGCGCGGCCGGCAGCGGCGACAGCCTCGGCGGCGAGCAGGGCGGCAGCATAGGGCTGGGCTTCGCGATACCGATCAACCAGGGCAAGCGGGTGGCCGAGGAGCTGATCAACACCGGCCGGGCGACGCATCCGGTGATCGGCGTGACCCTGGACATGACGTACAGCGGTGACGGCGCACGGGTCAGCGCCAAGAGCCGGGGCGGCGGCGCGGCGGTCACGCCGGGCGGGCCCGGCGCGCGGGCCGGGATCACGGCGGGCGACCTGATCACCGAGGTGGACGGCGGCCCGGTGCACAGCGGTGAGGAGCTGATCGTCAAGATCCGCAGCCACCGCCCGGGGGACCGGCTGAAGCTCACCGTCGAGCGGGACGGCAGCGCGCGCACGGTCGAGATCACCCTCGGCTCGTCCACGGACCAGAGCTGACCGGAACCCGCCCCGGCGCCGGCCGGGAGCCGCCCCGGCACCGAGCCGGAGCGGACCGTGGACGAGGTGCGCGCCGTCACGGATGTGCCCCCGGTGTGACGATCGTTTGCACGGTGTTGGGGCGGGTGACTCCCGTTGGACGGCCGGGGCCAGGTACCGTGATAGTCGGCCTGGCCGAAAGGCCGCAGGACAGGTCACGGACGGATCAAGGAGCTGCAAGGTGTTCTTCGACATAGGACCCCTAGAGCTGGTCGCGCTCGTGATCCTCGCCGTCCTGATCTTCGGGCCGGACAAGCTGCCCAAGGTCATCCAGGATGTGACGGGATTCATCCGCAAGGTGCGGCAGTTCTCCGACAGTGCCAAGGAGGACATCCGCTCCGAGCTGGGCCCCGAGTTCAAGGACTTCGAGTTCGAGGACCTGAACCCCAAGAACTTCGTACGGAAGCACGTCCTGGAGAAGGAGGAGTACGGCCTCCAGGAGATCCGTGACGGCTTCGATGTGAAGCAGGAGATGGCCGAGGTCACGGAAGCCGTCCGGGGCAACGGGAGCGACGGGGACAGCGGTGTCCGCCACAGCCTCACCAAGGAGACCCCCGCGGCCGGAAGCGGCACGCCGGACCGGCTGACCAAGCGCGAGACGCCCGCCTCCGGGGACCGTCCGCCCTTCGACGACGACGCCACCTGATAAGCCGGTATGCCCGGCTGTGTTGACGCGTATGGCTATGCTCCCCGTGTCCGGGGTGAGGACGCCTGAGGGGGGCGGGCCGCCCACGACGCAGGGCAACGAGGAGGCTCCGCGCAGATGGAGACGAAGAGTCCGGCCGGCGCACACGCGGTGTCCGCTGACACCGGGGAGAAGGTCGACGGCTACCTGAGGGCCGATTTCCCGTGGTACGGCCTGGACGAGGCCTTCACGGGCCCGCGCCGGCTGATGCACGCCGGCGTCACCCCCGAGGGCACGGTCGAGCACGGTTCGCTCGCGCACGGCGAGGAGCCCACCATTCGGGTGGAGACCGTGCCGGATGCCGAGCGCTTCACGGTCGTGGTCACCGTCCCCTGCCGCCCCGTACGGCGCAGCGCCGACGGCACGGGCGTCCTGGAGGCCACCTCGGTCTCCTCGGCGGCCTGGCTGGCCGGTTCCGGGCTGCTGAACTGCACCTGGCCGGTGCAGATGGAGCGGGCGCTGCGGCAGGACTGGCTGGAGCAGCAGACGATGCTCGCGTGGGAGCTGGCGGACGACCTGACGGGTGAGGTCTGGAGCGAGCTCACCCTTCCGGTGGACGGCGTACCGACGCCGTTCCACTACCGCGAATCGGAGTACGGCTGGGTGCTCGCCGGGTCGGCGGGCGACGGCTCGGACGGCGTGCACATCGGCGCGTACGGGCGCGGCATGAGCGCCTACGGCCTCGGCTTCGCCGTCGTCAAGGACCTCAGCGCGTACGAGGGCTGACCCGCCCCGCGAGGCTCACAGCGCGTACGAGGGCTGACGGCCCGCCCCGGCGTGGGACGACGGCGGGCGGGACAGGGCACCGACACGACGAAGGGGCGGACCCGCGGGTCCGCCCCTCGTGACGCCCGGGCACCGCCCGGTGAGCGCTCGGAGCCTGCGTCAGAACTTGTTGCGCGGGGTGATCCCCAGGGACATGCCCGACAGGCCGCGCTGACGGCCGCCCAGCTTCCCGGCGACCGCGCGGATCGCCGCGCCCGCGCCGGAGTCCGGGTCGGTGAGCACGACGGGCTTGCCCGCGTCGCCGCCCTCCCGCAGCCGGACGTCGATCGGAATCGAGCCGAGCACCGGCACCTGCGTACCGGTCGTCTTCGTCAGGCCCTCGGCGACCTGCTGGCCGCCGCCCGTGCCGAAGACGTCGACGATCTGGCCGTCGGGCAGCTCCAGACCGGCCATGTTCTCGACCACGCCGACGATCTTCTGGTGGGTCTGCACGGCGATGGAGCCGGCCCGCTCGGCGACCTCGGCCGCGGCCTGCTGCGGGGTGGTGACCACCAGGATCTCGGCGTTCGGCACCAGCTGGGCGACGGAGATCGCGATGTCACCCGTGCCGGGCGGCAGGTCCAGCAGCAGGACGTCCAGGTCGCCCCAGTACACGTCAGCGAGGAACTGCTGGAGCGCGCGGTGCAGCATCGGGCCGCGCCAGACGACCGGCGCGTTCCCGGGGGTGAACATGCCGATCGAGATGACCTTCACGCCGTTCGCCGACGGCGGCATGATCATGTTCTCGACCTGGGTGGGGCGGCCCTCGGCGCCCAGCATGCGGGGCACGCTGTGGCCGTAGATGTCCGCGTCCACGACGCCGACCTTCAGCCCGTCGGCCGCCATCGCCGCCGCGAGGTTCACCGTCACCGAGGACTTGCCGACACCGCCCTTGCCGGAGGCGACCGCGTACACCCGGGTGAGCGAGCCCGGCTGGGCGAACGGCACCTCGCGCTCGGCGGTGCCGCCGCGCAGCGCGGCCGCCAGCTCCTTGCGCTGCTCGTCGCTCATCACGTCCAGCTCGACGGCGACGCTGGTGACGCCCGCCACCTTCGCGACCGCTTCCCGGACGTTGCTGGTGATCGTCTCGCGCATCGGGCAGCCGGAGACGGTGAGGTAGACCACGACCGACACGGCGCCGTCGGCCGCGATGTCCACCGATTTGACCATCCCCAGCTCGGTGATGGGGCGGTGGATCTCGGGGTCGTTCACCGTCGCGAGCGCATCGCGGATCGCGTCCTCGCTCGGAGCGGCGGTCGTGGGCGTGTCGGTAGCCATGTACTGCATAGTACGGCCGCGCAAAGCGCGTCCCAAAGGCCCGTCGGACGACGTGTGCGTCACTCCCGGTGGCGGCGGCGGGACGGCCGTTCCTCGTACTCCCCGTCGTCCGGACCGGCGTCCCGCCGTTCCTCCAGTTCCTTGAGCATGTCCTGCAGTTCGGAGCGGATCCAGTCGCGGGTGGCGACCTCGCCGAGCCCCAGGCGGAGCGCCGCGACCTCGCGGGTCAGGTACTCGGTGTCGGCGATCGAGCGCTCGTTCTGCTTGCGGTCCTGCTCGTGGGTGACCCGGTCCCGGTCGTCCTGCCGGTTCTGGGCGAGCAGGATCAGCGGCGCGGCGTACGACGCCTGCAGGGACAGCGCCAGGGTCAGGAAGATGAAGGGGTACTCGTCGAAGCGCAGCGGCTCGGGTGCCGTGACGTTCCAGCCGACCCACACGATGATCAGTACGGTCATCCAGACGATGAACCGGCCGGTGCCGAGGAAGCGGGCGATCTTCTCCGACAGCCGCCCGAACGCCTCCGGGTCGTACTCCGGCAGCAGGCTGCGGCGCGGCGCGCGCGGCACGTCCAGCCGGACCCGCTGCCGCTCGCCGGCGGCCGCGGCCGCCCGCGCCCGCTCCTTGGTGCTCTCCCGCTCCTCAGCGCCCATGTGCGCCCCCGCCCGCGGTGCCGGCGGCGCCACTGCCCGTGGTGCCGCCGGGGTGCCCGTTCCCCGGGCCGTCCCGGTGGCCGTCCGGGCTGTTCCCGTGCTCGCCCATGTGATCGGTGGCGTCCACCCCGGGCGCGCCGTGCAGGTCCGTCTCGCGCCAGTCCTCGGGCAGCAGGTGGTCCAGTACGTCGTCGACGGTCACCGCGCCCAGCAGCGACCCGCTCTCGTCCACGACGGGCGCCGCGACCATGTTGTAGGTGGCCAGATAGCTGGTCACGGCGGGCAGCGGGGTGTCCGGCGGCAGCGGCGGCAGGTCGCTCTCCACGATCGCGCCGACGAGGGCGAAGGGCGGGTCGCGCAGCAGCCGCTGGAAGTGGACCACGCCGAGGTACTTGCCGGTCGGCGTCTGGTCCGGCGGCCGGCAGACGTACACCTGGGCGGCGAGTGCGGGGGAGAGGTCGGGGTCGCGTACCCGGGCGAGCGCGTCGGCGACCGTGGCGTCCGCGCCCAGCACGATCGGTTCGGTGGTCATCAGGCCGCCCGCCGTCCGTTCCTCGTACGACATCAGGCGCCGCACGTCGGCCGCGTCCCCCGGCTTCATCAGCGTCAGCAGCCGCTCCTTCTCGTCCTCGGGGAGCTCGGAGAGCAGGTCGGCGGCGTCGTCGGGGTCCATCGCCTCCAGGACGTCGGCGGCCCGCTCGTCCTTCAGTTTGCCGAGGATCTCGACCTGGTCGTCCTCCGGCAGCTCCTCCAGGACGTCGGCGAGCCGGTCGTCGTCCAGCGCGGCGGCCACCTCGACGCGGCGCTTGGGGTTGAGATGGTGCAGGACGCTGGCGAGGTCGGCGGGGTGCAGCTGCTCGAACGTGGCGAGCAGGCTCTCGGCGCCCTGTCCGTGCTCCTCCAGCGAGAAGCCGGTCACCTGCGACCACTCCAGGGTCAACGTTTCTCCCCGGCGACGGAGGGTGCCCCCCTTCCCCTTCCGTACGAAGACCTTCTCGATCTCCCAGTCCCGGCGGGCCGGCAGCTGGGTGATCCCGATGTCCAGGACGGTGGCCTCCTCGCCGGTCTCCACGATCCGCACCCGGCGGTCGAGCAGCTCGCCGAGGACGAGGGTCTCCGAGGCGCGCTGCTCGAAGCGCCGCATGTTCACCACGCCGGTCGTGATCACCTGGCCGGACTCCACGCCCGTCACCCGCGTCATCGGCAGGAAGATCCGGCGCCGGCTGATCACCTCGACGACCAGCCCCAGCAGCCGCGGCGGCCGGCCGCCCACCCGCAGCATGGCCACGAGGTCCCGGACCCGGCCGACCTGGTCGCCGTTGGGGTCGAACACGGCGATGCCGGAGAGGTGCGAGACGAACACCCGGGGGGTGACCACCGCCATGCCGTGCGCCTCCGCTCCTACTCCTCCGGCTCCCGGCGGACCGGGGCAGCCGACTCCCGATAAATCAGGTGAAATCGCGCTTCGGTCGGCTTCAGGCTAGCGCGCCCCACAGGCGGGTGCCCCGGCAGGCACCACCGTACGGCTGTCCGGCCGGTGTCCGCCTCCCTCTCCTCCGAACGGCGTGCGGGGCACCGGTACGCTGCCGTACGCCGTCGAGGCATCCCGCGACCGACCCAGTGCACCAGGAGGCAGGCAGCCGTGACCGCTACTTCGCCAGGAACCAGCCGCCGGCCCCGCACCACCCGCCGCCGCGCGGCACGGGCGACGGCCGCCGTCACGGTGTGCGCGGGCCTGGCGCTGGCGCTGACGGCCTGCGGCGGCGAGGAGGACCCGGACGCGGGCACCAACGGCGTCGGCAAGCTGTCCGCCGCCAA includes these proteins:
- a CDS encoding enoyl-CoA hydratase/isomerase family protein, with protein sequence MADTVLYDVTDGVATITLNRPDAMNALDTETKVALRDATREAAADPAVRAVLLTATGRAFCVGQDLKEHIGSLEKDRASGEGATMSTVREHYNPIVEALTGMPKPVVAAVNGVAAGAGAGFAMAADYRLVADSASFNTSFAGVALTADSGMSWTLPRLIGHGRAADLLLFPRNVSAQEAYELGIANKVVPAAELASEARALALRLAQGPTAAYAAIKESLAYGTDHSLPETLAKEDELQTRAGASEDHVIAVQAFVKKEKPHFVGR
- a CDS encoding DUF3117 domain-containing protein; the encoded protein is MAAMKPRTGDGPLEVTKEGRGIVMRVPLEGGGRLVVELTPDEAKALGEALDKVSV
- a CDS encoding O-methyltransferase, with protein sequence MRQLRGQERAITGNRQTSLAFAEAYGAGTIDDTADAALHWSRDRAREAGIRTVSTGTGSALSLLAATADAKAVAEIGTGTGVSGIYLLHGMRPDGVLTTVDLEPERQQFARQAFRAAGFAGNRARFIPGGALDVLPRLADGGYDLVFCDGDRMEYADYLAESLRLLRPGGVVCFEGIFADGRTVDSGVQPAEIQRLRELLRSIRESVQLVPSLLPVGDGLLCAVKRG
- the sigE gene encoding RNA polymerase sigma factor SigE, translated to MVGALLDTTRATRGGAAAAGDRRTLRRFRRSAGEPKSVTNNADRARSNDSAPTATFAADAESQAWTPPSWEEIVSTHSARVYRLAYRLTGNQHDAEDLTQEVFVRVFRSLSTYTPGTFEGWLHRITTNLFLDMVRRRQRIRFDALGDDAAERLPSREPSPQQHFNDTHFDADVQQALDTLAPEFRAAVVLCDIEGLSYEEIAATLGVKLGTVRSRIHRGRSHLRKALKHRSPAARAEERERERQQRAFAPLATGEVGIA
- a CDS encoding zf-HC2 domain-containing protein — its product is MSGSGGQSPAEQHLGDRLAALVDGELGHDQRERVLAHLATCGKCKAEADAQRELKNVFAEMAPPGPSDGLLARLQGLPGGDPGAPAGRLGEGGLGRGSFGRGGLDGGGFGRGGMSFAYAPSADAHAAPGLLPRPDGRGFRIHERAAERPAAAAAGSAGAGHAGGSPRRRFAFAAAGAVSLAAFALSGALPLEAAVDPAAGRGEGANSPLSASPAAEASGAAGREQRPVAARGSRDRDALLGVLQGRATPAARSAEFYPAAASLPVRYATPLLSDGTGHLTPHIAPGRPGSSGSGTAAGTGAAPGTPAGASHGFTEAAAGTGSGSGTAGASGGRGPLPSALASPSSPGATAYPAPPLPPLEPKRPLLTRSAPAAP
- a CDS encoding S1C family serine protease, with the protein product MNEGTASGPHHEDRSGQGTEGRPGTAPGTESGPAPQPVPEETPTPTPTPTPTPTPGPAPAQPRAAEAADEAIAPDIPAAAPEPEQAARPLHPEDPYGTPPYGGPGPWAPAPPVQRPVPTPPHGVTVPHQPSRDAPRTASQQPTQGTPHQPAQGTQGIPHQSARSTPQPYPQAPASGVPAAPVAAAAHQPQAAGQRFQPPSGLPHQPSAEHPGAGGGPWDRYDPWAAAPGAGAPVPEERGGRRGRGRTVAGAAALALAAGVVGGGVGAYVERSGGVGDVRLPQVSGERTGRAPDSVAGIARTALPGVVTLHVSGGGEEGTGTGFVLDRQGHLLTNNHVVEAGGGDGEISVTFSDGDTATGRVVGRDSGYDLAVVKVDGGGDLKPLTLGNSDDVRVGDPVVAIGAPFDLANTVTAGIISAKQRPITAGGGSGDGSDVSYVDALQTDAPINPGNSGGPLVDGQAHVIGINSAIRAAGSGDSLGGEQGGSIGLGFAIPINQGKRVAEELINTGRATHPVIGVTLDMTYSGDGARVSAKSRGGGAAVTPGGPGARAGITAGDLITEVDGGPVHSGEELIVKIRSHRPGDRLKLTVERDGSARTVEITLGSSTDQS
- a CDS encoding sec-independent translocase, producing MFFDIGPLELVALVILAVLIFGPDKLPKVIQDVTGFIRKVRQFSDSAKEDIRSELGPEFKDFEFEDLNPKNFVRKHVLEKEEYGLQEIRDGFDVKQEMAEVTEAVRGNGSDGDSGVRHSLTKETPAAGSGTPDRLTKRETPASGDRPPFDDDAT
- a CDS encoding Mrp/NBP35 family ATP-binding protein; protein product: MATDTPTTAAPSEDAIRDALATVNDPEIHRPITELGMVKSVDIAADGAVSVVVYLTVSGCPMRETITSNVREAVAKVAGVTSVAVELDVMSDEQRKELAAALRGGTAEREVPFAQPGSLTRVYAVASGKGGVGKSSVTVNLAAAMAADGLKVGVVDADIYGHSVPRMLGAEGRPTQVENMIMPPSANGVKVISIGMFTPGNAPVVWRGPMLHRALQQFLADVYWGDLDVLLLDLPPGTGDIAISVAQLVPNAEILVVTTPQQAAAEVAERAGSIAVQTHQKIVGVVENMAGLELPDGQIVDVFGTGGGQQVAEGLTKTTGTQVPVLGSIPIDVRLREGGDAGKPVVLTDPDSGAGAAIRAVAGKLGGRQRGLSGMSLGITPRNKF
- a CDS encoding DUF1003 domain-containing protein, coding for MGAEERESTKERARAAAAAGERQRVRLDVPRAPRRSLLPEYDPEAFGRLSEKIARFLGTGRFIVWMTVLIIVWVGWNVTAPEPLRFDEYPFIFLTLALSLQASYAAPLILLAQNRQDDRDRVTHEQDRKQNERSIADTEYLTREVAALRLGLGEVATRDWIRSELQDMLKELEERRDAGPDDGEYEERPSRRRHRE
- a CDS encoding magnesium transporter MgtE N-terminal domain-containing protein produces the protein MAVVTPRVFVSHLSGIAVFDPNGDQVGRVRDLVAMLRVGGRPPRLLGLVVEVISRRRIFLPMTRVTGVESGQVITTGVVNMRRFEQRASETLVLGELLDRRVRIVETGEEATVLDIGITQLPARRDWEIEKVFVRKGKGGTLRRRGETLTLEWSQVTGFSLEEHGQGAESLLATFEQLHPADLASVLHHLNPKRRVEVAAALDDDRLADVLEELPEDDQVEILGKLKDERAADVLEAMDPDDAADLLSELPEDEKERLLTLMKPGDAADVRRLMSYEERTAGGLMTTEPIVLGADATVADALARVRDPDLSPALAAQVYVCRPPDQTPTGKYLGVVHFQRLLRDPPFALVGAIVESDLPPLPPDTPLPAVTSYLATYNMVAAPVVDESGSLLGAVTVDDVLDHLLPEDWRETDLHGAPGVDATDHMGEHGNSPDGHRDGPGNGHPGGTTGSGAAGTAGGGAHGR